In Rhodamnia argentea isolate NSW1041297 chromosome 1, ASM2092103v1, whole genome shotgun sequence, the genomic window tCCGACGGCCGAAGAAGGCAACTCGGTAGCGGCGGCCGACGCAGTGGTCGATGGTTCGGGGCAGGGGGCGGCGATTGGCGATAGTCGTGGCAAGTGAAGATAGGCGATTGGAGACTATAGCGGCTGGGATAGGTTGGCGGTTGGTGGAGATTGAAagcggtggtggtcggtggtCACGAGCTGCGATGGGCAACGACCGTGGAGGTCGGCGGTGGGCAGTGGTTGGCTAGGGCAGTCGGCGGGGGGCGGCGGACGGAGGTCCGTGGTGGGCGAGGGCCGGTGATGGTTGGTGGTTGGCAGTGGTTGTTGGCGGCGATTGATGGAGGTCGGCGATAAGCGACAACATGCGATGGTCAGCACAGGACGGTATGATTGAAAAGAGGATGATAGCGTGATAAAAAAAGGACaaggcgagaagtacttcttgagttagaaaagctattttttttttttttttacaaattggggaaaaaataatttcaaaagtagaaattcattttagaagtgaaaattttgtCTCACtaaaaattttttagattttatatCTAGCttagtacaattttttttttttatatgtaaaattaaaaatttacgcTCACCCTTACATTACATAAAATCAAAATTAGGACATTATTCTTTTACTTGTGCCTTGTAAGGCAATAAAGTGATTCAAAGAGGCTGTCGGTGGAGGGAATTTGTTGGGTCGGCTCTATCAGaatttccttctccttttcctagtagccccaaaaataaaaagagaaaagaaattcattttccgACCACACAACAGCCTGTCCTCACCTAAATCTCGAACGTTTCTTGCCCTCAAAGCTCATCGCAGCCGTCGATTCCTCCCCAACATGTTCGACGCTTAACGACTCGTGCCGCACCAACTGGTTCACGGCATCCGACAGTGACCCTCgatctaactctctctctcactcgcgtccccttctctctccttctggGTCACctccgtttctctctctttctttctctagaTGCTCGCAAATCCACACTCACCGACGACCCAGAATCAAGAAATTAGCGCACACCCACCTTCTCATTCCGTGTCTCCGATCTGGGAATAATCCGGGTAAGTCCTAGCTCTCACCAAGAATCGCCATTAGCTCTTGTTCTTTTAGGTTCTTTTACAGTCTCGGGGCTCAATGAATTGTCCAGGGTGTCGTTAGATTTCGTCTAGTTTGTGTGTTTACCAGCATGTGTCCGCATCGTTTCTAAAGTTTTGTGCTTTGACTTGATGTAATGCTGCTCATCAATGTTTGATGATATTGATGTAATGCAAGCATTTGTGGAAATGACTCTATGAATTGTCCCTgcaaaaattttgtatatccAGTTCTCAAGATGGAGGAGATGAGAAAAGCGATATGGGTAATTCTTGCAATGGCGGTGTTGGCGAGCAGTGTGATGGTTGGTGTTCGTGGGGATGACACCAAGACTTTGGTGAAGAAGGTGAAGGGGGAGAAGGTGTGTTTGAAGGGATGGGAATGTAACACTTGGTCGAAGTACTGTTGTAACGAGACGATCACCGACTTCTTCCAGACGTACCAGTTCGAGAACCTCTTCTCGAAGCGGAATTCGCCAGTGGCGCACGCCGTCGGCTTCTGGGACTACCAGTCCTTCATCACCGCTGCCGCCCTGTACGAGCCCCTTGGCTTTGGCACCACTGGCGGCAAGCTCATGCAGATGAAGGAGGTCTCTGCCTTCCTCGGCCATGTCGGAGCTAAGACTTCTTGTATGGATCTTGCCTCTAAAGtgaattgtgactttttttttttttttgaattttttgtagcTGTTTTAATTGTTATTGAGCCTTAGGAAGGTCATGCGCGCACATATGGCTATGTTGTGATCTTGATCTTGCTTCATGTAGTTATCTGGATGAGTTTGAAGGTTAATTTGTGGTAATGGTTGCTCAAGGGGATTAAATTACCAACCTATTTCATTTGCGGTGACATCTTATTTTTGTTGGATGGCAGGATCCCTTGTTTTGAAAATGTGTCCTGTCTCCATCTGTGAGATTTGAATTCATGTGGGCTGCTTTTGTAGCAATTTGGAAGCAGTTTTCTGTCGTTTTGTGATCTtctttttggtattttattCTGGTTCCACTGGGAAGTTGACTGTCCGAAGTTTGTTGGCTTGAGTTTGCTTGTGAATGAAAGTGATTTTGGTGGTAGTCCTTTGAAGGTTGTTCAGTTTCTTGGTATACTTTTAGGGAAGCACACTGCTTATGTAGAGAAGTCAATGTGCATGTTCATTGTTTTTTCcctaaattttggttttagTGAAGTGCGAGATGAAACTACTGGGAGTGATGTGTATTATGGGTATGATCTTTTTGGTTTGTTATTGATTTTTATGCGATGAAGCTATCAGTATCTGTCGTGCTGGCATCAGATTTCCTTATTTCTCTTAACTTTTCCTACATAGATAGGGTATGTTGTTTGTAGTAAACTGATTGCGGGTATTGCTGTAGAGAAATCTGATCTGTAAGTGTGACTCATTAAGCATTTACTAGTGATGGTTGATGGACAGCCTTGAAAGAATTTACTTAGATCTCGTTGGGACTGGACGACATCTAGTTGCATGAAGTAAATTTAGTTAAATCTAGTGGACGAATGTATGTTGGTTCAACTGAATAGTAAACCTGCTTCAAACAAATTTGATCCAAGTTAATTGGTACTGGCTGTCAGTTGACAAGCTAAAATTTCACTGCcattgaaaatgcaaatgacTGCACATTCCGTCTCTCTTATacattaaaatttgattaagaGTATTTCTCACATGATTATGATCGCTGATGATGATTTCAGGTGGCTACGGAGTAGCAACTGGAGGACCTCTCGCATGGGGTCTTTGCTACAACAAAGAGATGAGCCCTAGCCAGTCATACTGTGATGACTACTACAAACTCACCTTTCCTTGTAGTCCTGGAGTTGAATACTATGGCCGTGGTGCCCTGCCCATCTATTGGTATGTATATGTAGCTTTCAGTCTCAAGAACTTTCGAGAACAGTCTCTGTTTCTATGACGAGTCATAAACTCTGTCAACAATTTAATAAAATGTAAACTCATATAGTTGTATGAATAGGCTCGGATAATGAGGGTGGATTTCCACTTGAGGGTGCTGCCACACTTTACCAGAAACTCATTGATATGTAGCATGAGCAATTTGCTTGTCAGTGTTATcacaaaattttcattaaatgatGCTGCAACACACAGTACTCTGTGAGTTgaaaccttttcttttgaaaggtCTACATTTTGAAGCTTCTACATGGAATCTGCAACGAAATGCGGTTATGTCTCAGTGACAAGTGAGAATTAACATCACTTCGGAAACGACTTTAGATGAGTACTCTTCGACATAGAGGACAGCATTGCTCTTTGGTAATACGCAAGGCACTACCCAAATTACGAATGACCGGGGAAAATCTCTTACATTCGAGCATATAATTACAGGGCTTTCATTTCATTGGTAGACAAATTCTGACTCTTCTTTTTGTCTGTGATCTGAATTTAGGAACTACAATTATGGTCCCATTGGCGAAGCTTTGAAGGTGGATCTGCTGAACCATCCAGAATACATTGAGCAGAATGCAACCCTCGCCTTCCAAGCTGCTATTCAGAAGTGGATGAGTCCGGTCAAGAAATCACAGCCTTCGGCTCACGACGCCTTTGTTGGTAACTGGAAGCCCACCAAGAACGACACTTTGGCCAAGCGTGTCCCTGGCTTCGGCACCACTATGAACATCCTTTACGGAGACCAAGTGTGCGGACAGGGCGATAATGACGAAATGAACACCATCATCTCCCACTATCAGAATTACCTCGACCTGATGGGTGTTGGCCGAGAAGAGGCTGGACCCCACGAAACCCTTTCTTGCGCGGAACAGGTCGCTTTCAACCCTACTaagtcctcctcctcttcctcttcttgagCCTCTGGGTATCTCGCCCAGATGTTCAACCAGTCTCCGGTGAAGTCAAACATAAGAATTTGTGCATGTGTTTTGTACCCAGTTAATATCACTAAGAAACCCTGTGAATCGGCCCGCTGCCATTATTTGTTCTTTCCATTTATGTCCAGGTTCAGTTTATTTGTGGAATATACATAATGTGCTGCAGTATAATTTGTAATCTTTGTCATCCGTTTGGTCTGTTGTACTTGCAAACGTGAGATGTCTTTGCTATAGCACCATAAGGGGGTGTCTCCATCTGTGCTTTAGACCGTTTATTCTTTTAGTTCTACATGGGAACTGAGAGGTGCATCTTGCTTTTGCTTGTGGACCAAGCAGAGAATCAGGAGTAGCTGTCTCCTCTTTGCTTGTTGCTGAGTGAAACTTTCCAGATGTGTAAGGTTCTCGACTATCTATGACAGGCTGGTGTTTTGTTTTTCTGGGTTCAAAACTGTTTAAAATCTCCTGGTGTAGAAGGTGGATGTTGAAGGGAGAGGTTGTGTTATGAGGTAGGGGATCTTGACTCGAGATAGCGAAACTATTAGGCTAAGATTGAACGATCGAATCCAATTTGACGCCGGTGTTTAGAGCATAATGTGTCATCACATTGATATAAATATGGGAAGAAGTTGGTCGTTTCTTCTTCTTACTTGAGCTCACGGTGGAAGGCATTCGCAAGTGTCAAagatacctttttttttttggttgggttcTTGAGGTTAGAGTTTGAAATGTCGTATGATGGACTTTCAATTTTGCAGATCTAGAAGGCTAAGCAGAAAACGAATGATGTAGAAAGCATTTTCTTAAAAGTAATATCTTctgtcgcttataaaaatgagtaaatgataaataattttattatctaCAAATATATTTAGACATGTATAGgaattgatgaagaaaatatttttcatggattattattttaagaaaatatattttttaaataatttattttttacgaaataaatggacgCTTGAGTTGACATATGATGGGAGATTCTTAATACTGATCCTTCCTCCATGCCAAAGTTGCATATAACATGAGCGTTTTTGCTTTGGAAGGATTAATTTAAACCCCGATCGCCTTTGATTTGAGATCAGGTCATTAACGTTGTCAGGTGCGGTTCGTGAAGAGGAACTAAAACTCGTAACGGTCGATTTGAGATTAAGCCAATGATTCGAGACcctcaatttgaattttcgtGACGGTCCAATTAAGGTTAAgcttcagacaaaaaaaaaaattaaggttgaGCCATCAAAGCTCTCAAATTGTCTCTCGTTTAGGGTTTTTGCGGTAAAATTAATCTTATCTCAATATACTTTTTTCTAATCTTCCAAGTTTAGACTGAAAATTTCGTTTTGTGTACGAACACATGTAAATAGATGTTTACTAACACACGCCTTAAAGTAGCTACTTAATAGTTACAATGtcgtttgtttctcgaaaaaaaaaataatttataaatggTTCATTTTGACGTTTCTGCTTTTCAAGATCAAATATACATGCTCCGACTAACAAATAATCAAAGATTAAagttaatttgagaaaattcgaTTATAATGAAATAGAAAGATAAATGTGAGAGGACATCCCGTTAATTTCATAGAAGCATTTGCTACTAAACTTCACTAATGCAGCAAAGATGAATTCAATTCTCTAATGCGAGATTTATCCAACATAATTCACACATACATCTCAACATCCTCACTAATTTTCTCTGCTTTCACATTCCTCTCCACATCAATATACTTATTCAAAGGGAAACAATGGAGTTCTTGAATTCCTAAAATAACTGAAGAGTAACATGCACGCCCCTATGAATTaccaaaggaagagagagaaaatggagagcAAATTGAGTCCACAAGCATTTATCCATCATTCCTTTTATATAACACCTGAACCCCCAAACATGGAGGTCATCAGACATGAATTCTTGGAGGAAAAGGGAGGACGGCGGAAGGACCCCGCTCCCAGCCCCGGATGACAGTGCTGCACCCTTCCCAGTCTTAATCGGGCTTCGGCACATTTTGATCTTTCTAGcatgaaaaatgacataaatgatctttaaattttgattcaacGTGCGATgtcattcctaaacttttaatttatttagtatGATTAATGAACTTTTAGCCTAGAATGCAATgtcattcttgaacttttggtgtttgtttaatttagttcttcaattatataaaaatgttgaaTATTAACCAAGAACTTGAAAAGAATGAAAGGGTAACATTATATATTTTCAGGctcaatatccaaaaaaaccttcaattttagcatctgtcccaattatactcaattttttgtctcataaaagacTCTCAATTTTGACTTTTATTATGATTCTACCGACCtaattgcccaaaaaaatccaacgcttttacttttgtccaaattttactacctaatacctaaaaaaatcctaactttaacatttgtcccaattatattcaaaattactttttgtctCATAGTAcacctccaacttttacttttatcctaattctaccaccgtttgtcttccgtccataatcactattagttAATCATGCGTGGCATTTTCACATTATTAATGAATTATACTTGAGtaaagctgacatgaaaaaacctccaacttctTTTTTGTTGTCTGCTTCTTCTACACATTGTCGGGAGATACAAAAACACTTAAGACGGCACGTTTCGGATTGACTCCGGCACTCAACGGCTCAAAGAACAACTAGACGTGGAGATCTGATTATTTGGAAGAACGATCTTAAATCTCGtcgtgaaattttcttttttcaaatttcgaagattTATCGGTAAGTTcaacaagaaaattcaaatccCGTAAGGTTAACTAACaatgattatggatggaagagTGATGGTAGTAGAATtggaaagaaagtaaaagtttgggatttttatgagacaatttttttggatataattgggatataaGCTGAAGTTGTGGGTTCTTTTGATATT contains:
- the LOC115745258 gene encoding chitinase-like protein 1 — encoded protein: MEEMRKAIWVILAMAVLASSVMVGVRGDDTKTLVKKVKGEKVCLKGWECNTWSKYCCNETITDFFQTYQFENLFSKRNSPVAHAVGFWDYQSFITAAALYEPLGFGTTGGKLMQMKEVSAFLGHVGAKTSCGYGVATGGPLAWGLCYNKEMSPSQSYCDDYYKLTFPCSPGVEYYGRGALPIYWNYNYGPIGEALKVDLLNHPEYIEQNATLAFQAAIQKWMSPVKKSQPSAHDAFVGNWKPTKNDTLAKRVPGFGTTMNILYGDQVCGQGDNDEMNTIISHYQNYLDLMGVGREEAGPHETLSCAEQVAFNPTKSSSSSSS